In Streptomyces paludis, the genomic stretch TCCCCCGTCCACGCCCGCCCGTTCTCCGTGGTGATCTGCGTGTACACCGAGGAGCGCTGGGACGACATCCGCGCGGCGGTCGGCTCCGTACGGCGGCAGTCGCTGCCCGCGCTGGAGACGCTGCTGGTGGTCGACCACCACCCGGACCTGCTGGCGCGGCTGGTCCGGGAGTACGCGAAGGAGGCGGCGCGCGGCGAGGTGCGCGTGCTGCCCAACGCCGGTCCGCGCGGGCTCTCCGCCGGCCGCAACACCGGGATCGCCGCCGCCCGCGGGGAGATCGTGGCCTTCCTGGACGACGACGCGGTCGCCGAACGGGACTGGCTGCGCGTCTTCGACGAGGCGTACGGCGAAACCGGGCCCGGCGGCCGGCCGGTGGACGACCGGCACGTGCTGGCCGTCGGCGGCCGGACCGTGCCCGCCTGGGCGTCGGGCGCCCGGCCCGGCTGGTTCCCCGAGGAGTTCGACTGGGTCGTCGGCTGTACGTACCGGGGGCTGCCCGGGGGCCGGGTACGGGTCCGTAACGTCCTCGGCGGGAACGCGTCCTTCCGGCGAACTGTGTTCGACACCGCGGGCGGCTTCGCGACGGGCATCGGACGGGACGGCGACCGGCTCCCGCTGGGCGGCGAGGAGACGGAGCTGTGCATCCGGCTCACCGACGCCGTACCGGACGCGAAGCTGCTGATCGACGACCGCGCGGTCATCCACCACCGGGTGCCGCACGTGCGGGAACGGTTCCGCTACTTCTGTTCGCGTACGTACGCGGAGGGGCTGTCCAAGGCGCTGGTCACCAGAAGCGTGGGGGCGGACAAGGGGCTCGCGTCCGAGCGCCGTTACACCACCCGCGTACTCCCGGCCGGTGTCGCGCGCGGTCTGCGCGACGGGGTACGGGGGCGGCCGGGCGGCTTCGGCCGGGCCGGGGCGATCGTGGTCGGGGTGACCGCGGCGGCGGCGGGCTATCTGGTGGGCCGCTTCCGGACGCGGGGCGGGGGCGGGGCGTTGACGCCGGGGCCCCTCGGGTCGGGCGCGACCGTACCGGATGCGGCCCTACCGGATACGGCCGCGCCGGGCGCGGCCGAGCACCCGGCCGCCGCCCGCCGGGACGCGCTCCGCCGGGGAGCCGCCGCATGACGACCCGTCCGACCCCGGCGACCCGTCCGGCGGGCCCGGCGCAGTACGCGCCGACCCCGCCGGCCGGCGTCCCGATCCTCATGTACCACGCGATCGGGCACCGGCCCGCGGCCTCCACCTACGGACTGTCCGTATCGCCCGAGGCGTTCGCCGACCAGATGGAGCTGCTGCACGACCGCGGCTTCACCCCGGTCACCCCGGCCCGGCTCGCCGGTGCCTGGCGCGCGGGCGACCCGCTGCCGGAGCGGCCCGTGCTGATCACCTTCGACGACGGCTACGCGGGCGTGCGCCGGCACGCGCTGCCGGTCCTCGCCTCGTACTCCTTCGCCGCCGGGCTGTTCGTCTCGACGGGCTGGCTGCGCGGGCGGTACGACACGGGCGGGGCCCCCGACACCATGCTCGACTGGGACGAGGTCCGGGAACTGGCCGCCGCCGGTGTGGAGATCGGCGGTCACAGCCACACCCATCCGCAGCTCGACCAGCTCGACGACGTACGGCTCACCTTCGAGATCCGCCGCTGCCGCGAGATCCTCGCCACCGAACTGGGCGCGCCGCCCGCCTCCTTCGCCTATCCGTTCGGCTACTCCAGCCGGCGTGTGCGCCATACGGTCCGTACGGCCGGATTCGCGCAGTCGCTGGCGGTCGGCAACGCCCTGGCCCGTCGCGCCCAGGGTCCGTACGCCCTGAACCGGGTGACCGTACGGCGCAGCACCGGCCTCGCGGAGTTCGCCCATCTCGTCGAGGGCCGCGCGCTGACCCGCGCCTTCGCCCTGGACCGGGCGCTCACCAAGGGCTACGCCCTCGTACGCCGCGCCCGCCGGGCGGGAGCGGTGGTGAGGGGGCGCCCGACGGCGGCGGCCTAGGATCCTTCGTCCGGATCATGCAGGACTCGCGGGGTCCAGCCTGATCCGGACGAGAGGCCCCAGAAGGCTGATCAGCGTCTCGCGCATGCGCATGCCCTCGCGAGCGGCCTCGTCGGCCCGCTCGGTCCGTCTTGCGTGCCACGCCTCCGTAGCGGCCGCTCTCGCCGGACGCCGTCCGCCGGCACCTCGACCGGGAACAGGTCTCGGCCGAAGCCCTGATCGAGGTGCGGGGCACCGGGGAAGGGAGTCCGGGGCAGTCCGTCCGTCGGCCGGACCGTCTCAACTCTGCCCGCCAGGAACCCGACTTGTGCCTCGGAGGCCCTGGTGTCGCGTCGTCGCCCTCCCGTACCGTCGTCAATTTGCTCGACGAGAGCCTGCACAGCCCAGGGAGCCAGCGATGTACGCACAACCGGCCCGGACACGTGGGGGGGGACGTCTTCCCGCCCCCTCCCCCGGCAGAACGCCAACGCGGCTTCTTCCGTGGCGACTTCGATCCTGAACCTCCAGCGGCTCGTGGGCAACGCGGCTGTCGCACGCAGTCTGTCCGGGCCGAACGCCAACGCCCCGCTGACGATCCAGCGCGCCGGAGAGTACGACGAAGGCACCTACCGCGGCCGCAACCGCGAGCGGCGCCGTCTGGAGGACGAGTGGAACGCGGTGATCGACGGCAACAGCACGCACCAGGCCGAACACCCGATCCTCTACTCCGCCGCCGCCCCCCGCGCCCGTACCCGGGTGCCCCGTGGCCAGTCGGGAGCGGCCGGCGCCAACGCCCGAGCCGTGGAGAACGACCTCCCCGCCTACTACGAGGGCTATGACGACCACAGGGCCCACGACGGCACCGGCACACGCCCCCGGACCCGCATCGGTACGACCGGTATGACGCAGCAGCAGTACCGCGACGCGCAGACCGAGGCCCTGGAGATACACAACAACCCGGCCAACGCCACGCACATGAACATGATGGGGTACGCCCATCAGCCCGGCTTCCGCAACGCACCGCGCACCGCGGCCGTCGAGCAGTCCAACAACAGCTACAACCACATGCTCCGCCGCGGCCGGAGCGGCGCCCCGTACTTCGACAGCAATGGCCAGGTGCGCAGGACACGGCCGCTGATGAACTACGAGCGGGCCGAACTCGAAGCGGGACGCCGGGTCGCGCGCACCGGTCGCTACCTGGACGAGGACGAGCAGGACGCCATGATGCGGCGCCACGGTGCCCGCTCGTACCGGCTGCGCTCGGGGCGGACCAACGACTTCGAGTCGCTGAGCGACTTCCCGGACCTCGGGAGCGACCGCAGTGCCAGCCCCCAGGAGCTGGACACCTCCTACCGTCAGCGCGATCGGTCCCGTCGGCGCAGCCGTTCCCGGGGCCGGATGAGCCAGCGGGAGCAGCTGAACCTGCTGGCCCCCGGCGAGACCTTCGACGGGGCGGACTTCGCGACCAGCTTCGACGACGGCGGTTACGACGACGAGCGGACCGGCCGGTCCCGGCAGCGCAGCCAGTCGCGCCGCCGCATGGCCAGCCAGTCACGCCACCGCGGCGCGTCGTCGACGTACCCGGACATCACCGGCGGGTACGGCTACGGCGGCGGCACCTACTACTAGAAGACTCCTGAAGATCTTGGGGTTCTGGCCCTGCCGCGTCAGCGTCAGGGCCGGACTCGTCATCCGGCGGTGGGGTGAGTGGGACGGCGAGACCGTCGGCCCGGACGTGTGGGAGACCTGCCGTGGAAGGCCGCATGCGACCCGGGCCTCCACGAGACGGCGTTCGGCCCGTCGTCGCGGGCCTACGTCCACCGCCCGGCTGACCCGTTCCCGCGCGGCGGTAGTGGGCAAAACACGGTGCGCCGACCGCCGCCGTGCCGGATCATGTGCGGCATGTCTGCCGAACCTCAGGACGCGCTGCCGATCCGGCTCACCGTCGATGACAGCGATTCCCCGTCGGACGTGGTCGACGCGCTGTTCCTCGGCCGTTTCACGACGGGCGAGCAGCCGTACTCCCACAGCACCAGCATCGACCGGGTCAAGCCCGGCTCGACCCTGCTGCCGCCGGGCGCGGAGGTGCTGCGCCGGGCCGTGGACGACGACCGCGGCGCGACGCTCTCCGAGGGCGCGGGCTGGACCCTGCTGGTGTCGCGGTGGAACCACCGGGCGGATGTGACGGTGACGGCCGTCACCGCCGAACTCGCCGAAACGATGCTCCGCCAGGCCACCGACGGCGCCCGGGACCAGCCGGAGACCCAGCCGGACGCGGTGCCCATGGGCTTCTGGTACTACTCGCCGAAGCAGGGCCCGCACCGCACCACCCGGCAGATCACCGCGGGCACCTGGGCCGATGTCAGGACCAACTACCGCTCCCCGGTGGCCGACGCGATGGACCGGCTGATGAAGCTGACGCCGGACGACATCTCGGGCCGGCTGCTGCTGCTGCACGGCCCGCCGGGCACCGGCAAGACCTCCGCGCTGCGCACACTGGCCCGGTCCTGGCGGGACTGGTGCCAGGTCGACTGCGTGCTGGACCCGGAGCGGCTCTTCAACGACGTCGGCTATCTGATGGACATCGCGATCGGCGAGGACGACGGCACGGCCGAGGGCCGCTGGCGGCTGCTGCTGCTGGAGGACTGCGACGAACTGATCCGCGGCGAGGCGAAGCACGCGGCGGGGCAGGCGCTGTCCCGGCTGCTGAACCTCACCGACGGGCTGCTCGGCCAGGGCCGGAACGTGCTGGTGGGGGTGACGACCAACGAGGACCTGGAGCGGCTGCATCCGGCGGTGGTCCGGCCCGGCCGCTGTCTGGCCAGGATCGAGGTGGGGGCGCTGAGCCGTACGGAGGCGCTGTCCTGGCTGAAGGAGCAGGACCGCAAGGGCGAGGAAGGCGACGCTCCGCACCGCGACTGGGAGACCCTGGTCGGCCGGGAGGGCGCGACGCTGGCGGAACTGTACGCGCTGCGGCGGGGCACGGGCCCGGCGTCGGTACCGGCCCAGCACACGAACCGGGACGCGGGCCTCTACCTCTGACGGGGGCGCGGCCCGGCCCCTACTTCGCGTAAACGGCCCGCACGGCCTCCTCCGCCGCCGCGAGCGCCGCCGCCCGCCCCAGCCCCAGCCGCCGCGCGCGCTCGGCGTACGCCCGCGCCGCGGTGGCGGCCTCCCGGTCGGCGGCCTCGCCGGCGGCGGCGACGAACGTACCGTTCCTGCCGCGCGTCTCGATCACCCCGTCGGTCTCCAGCGCGCGGTATGCCTTGGCGACCGTATTGGCGGCCAGCCCCAACTCCCCCGCCAGCCCCCGTACGGTCGGAAGCTTGTACCCCACCGGCAGCGCGCCGGAGCGGGCCTTCGCGGAGATCTGCGTGCGCAGTTGCTCGTACGGAGCGGTCGCGGCCGTTGGGTCGATCACGATCTTCAAGGTCACGCGGCGATTCTCCCCCACGACCCCCCACCGGCGGGCGCCCTGCGCCACAGCTGGCCGGAACACGCCGAAGGTTGAGGAATGGACGACCCGGAAGGCGGACGACGCGGGACACGGACTAGGCGGAGAGCCGCCCGGCAAGATGGCGTGCTGTCACGCCCAAGCTGACCGCCACGGCGTCCGCGAGGTCCCGCTCCAGAGGCGCGGGCATCCGGCCTCGGCCGAGGCCGGCCGAAGCGACGGCGGCCGACAGCGTGCGGATCTCGTCCTGGTCCGTCTGCTCGCGGCACCTCGGATGGGCGAGAACGTCTCGCGCCACGTACCCGTCGCCGTAGGCCGTTGCCTCGTGTACGAGACGGCGGAGCACTTCGGCCTGCTGAGGGCGTGGGGAGAGGTCGAGCACGGCCAGTCCGACACGGGAGCGGAAGACGGCGAGTCCGGGGGTGGTGCCGAGTGCCAGGTAGTGCTCCACCATGCTCTCGACGGGGCCGACAGGGCAGTCCCCGGCCGCGGTGAGACAGAGCACGGCGAGGCACGCGGCGACAGGGCGTTCCCAATCCTCTGACAGCGCGCTGTTGTTCAGGAACTCCAGTGCTTCCGTGGGCTGTCCACCGAGACAGCGGACCAGCACCTCTGCTTGACGTCCGTCCAAGAGGCGTCGGCCCACTCCGTGATGCTGCTCGACGTGTGCCCGCGCGCGGTCCCATCGGCCGGCGGCGACAAGGGCGCGGGTGCCGTCGCCGAGCAGAACCGTCCACAGCCACTGGCACACCTGTTGGTGATCGGCCGCCGAGTCCGTGAGGTGCTGGAAGGACACGGTGCGGCCGTCGATGACCGCTTCGGATTTCGATCTCACCGCTCGGTTCACCGCGTCGAGCAGGAGGTACGCGGCGTCCCCGGCGCCGTCGCGGATGTGCAGGCGGGCCAGATTGACCAGGGGCTCCAGCGCGTACCGGGCCTCCCGCGCGCCCAGGGGCCGGCCGCGCAGGAAGACCTCGGTGTGACGTCGGCACAGAGCGCGTGCCAGTTCCGGCATGCCGCAGTCGCTCGCGATCAGCGCCGCTTTGTTCAGCGCGACGGTAGCGGAGTTCACCGTGCTGTCGCGCTCGGCGGCGCGGGCCAGGTCGCTGATCTCACGGACCCGGTCGGCAAGGGGCGGGCAGGCCGGACGCGGACGGGCGACCAGCGGGAACCGCCGTGCTGTCCGGCCGACGTCCATGTCACTGCCACTCGATGACGATGCGGTTCAGCTCGTTGTCGAAGGTGAACCGACCGGGCTTTGACGCGAGCGGCGCCGCGCCGAGCGGCTGGATCTCGAAGCCGACGTCGCGGCTCCGGAAGTCGCGGTCCCAGGCGCGGACCTGATCGGAGACGTCTCGGGCGAGTGTCTCCCCGTCAGGGCCATGGCCGATGACGCCGAATTCGTAGAGGGTGGCGCCGTCTGGTGCCTTTTCGGCGGCCTGCCGTCGGGTGAGGTAAGTGAGCGTTGAGCCCTCGAAGACGGCGGTGGAGGACGCATAGGGCGCAGTGACCAGACCGCTCCTGAGTGCTTCGGGCTTCGCGGGCATCCGGCTCAGGCCGTTGGGCATGGTGCAGGTGAGCCACAGCTCCAGGTACTCCGCCGACTCCGGGCCGCGGAAGGTGACGCCCGTCCACACCTCGGCGCGCGGCCGGCGGAAAACATCGCTCAGGGCGTCCGGATCTGCCGCCTGGTCTCCGTTGGTGACAAGGGTGACGGTGTTGTCGGGGTCCAGGGGGACGAAGACGCGCGGGTCATCGGCGATACCCCTGCGCAAAGGCATGAACGTGTTCATCTCGCTGCCGACGCTGCGCCAGGCCCTGTCCCTCTGCTCGAAAGCGATCGAGCGGGAGACGCTGCCGCGCAGACGCAGCGGGGTGAGGAGCCGTCCGCCGGGTGCCAGTTGATCGAGCCAGGCGTGAGGCACGCCATGGGCACCGACCGTGGCGACGATGCGATCGTACGGCGCGTTGGGGGCGTGGCCCACTGCTCCGTCGCCGAGGATCACTTCCACGTTGTGGATGCCGGCTGCGGCCAGTCCGGCACGGGCCCCGTCCACGATGTCCTGGTCCACGTCGATGGTGGTGACATGGCCCTTCTCCCCGACGAGGTGGCCGAGGAGCCCCGCGTTGAAGCCGGTGCCGGCTCCCAGCTCCAGGATCTTCTGGTCAGGCTCGGCCTCCAGCTGTTCCAGCATCATGCCGACGATGTCGGGCTGGGACGCACAGCTGATGGAGGCGCCGCTCTCGTCGAACTTGGTGTTGACGGGAGCGTTCCCGTACGCCTTCTCCAGCGGGGCGTTCGGGACGAAGAGGTGCCGGGGCACCGTCCGCATGGCTTCCTCCACGCGGGGCGTGCGCACGCTGCCTTCATCGACCAGATGGTCGATCAGTTGTGCGCGCAGTCGGTCGGCTGAACTGGCTTCGACGGTCTCACTGTTCACGCCGTCGACCGTAGTACTCCGCACCCCACCGGTACGGGTGGACGCGGCGTTGTCGCTCGTTCCCATGACTACCTCTTTCGCGAGTGTTGACAAGGTGTGCTGGTCCTCCGCGGGGAGGCCCAGCCGGTTCCAGTGGAAGATGCCGTGGTGGGCGAACACAGCCCGCAGTCCCCGTTCCAGACGGCCTTGACGGTTGAGGTCCCCGAGCTGTCGGCCAAGGCACTCGAACGTGACTGTCCAGTCCGCCACGGGCGCGAGTCGGCCATCCGTGACGACGCGGCTGCTGGGGCTGACGTCGATCGTCATCAGCCGGTGGACGGCGGCCTTGTGCCGCTCCGAATGCCGGACTTCGCAGCCAGGCCGCTCGGCTGCGATCCTCGCCCAGACGTCACCCTGCTCGTACCAGTCGAGCCCAGCGGCACGCATCGCCACGCTGAGCAGGAGAACCCCCAGCTCACGGCGGGCCAGACCGGGGCCGCTCGCGGCCTGCTCACGAGTCAGCTGGGCAAGCAGCTGAATGCTGTCCTGATGGAACAGCGCGTGCGCGATCTCCATGGCGGCCGGACCGCCGAAGACGGTTTCCTCCGGCTCGTGGATACCCGGCGTCCAGGAGACGAGGACTCCGGCGGTGACCAGCTCGTCCAGGGCGGCGTCCAGACGCTTCGTACGGTCCGGACCGGCGGGGCGGTAGCGCAGGCGCCACGAGGGGAACTTGCGCAGAAACGACCACTGGTGCGGCTCCGTGTCCGCAGCGGTCAGCACCGGAATCAGATGCTTCACGGCCGTGTGTTCCGCACGGTCCCAGTCGGTGAACCGGATGACGCGTTGTCGCCACTCGTCCGGTGCCATGTTTCCCCTTTTCATGGTCAGTTGATCAGGAAGCAGGAGTTCCAGCCGGACGCGGTCGCCGTGCCGGCCCGGAAGGAGTGGAGAGCCAGTGCGGTGCCTGCGGCGCCTTCGAGGAGTCCCATGTCTCCGCCGCCGGGAGGGTCGAGCAGCGAGGCCGCCGGCGAGCCGGTGGTGGTATCGGTGATCGGGGCCAGGAGGCGGGGCAGGCACTCGGTGAGGCCGGGGGTGATGGCATCGGCGGCTACGAGTCCAGTGATGTGCGCCAGGCCCGCGAAGCCGTGACACAGCGAGAGGTCGACGGTCGCCCGGAGCTGGCCGGGGTCGGTCATGGCGTGCAGGAACGCGCCCTCGGCCGCCCGTTGGCGTGCGGGGTCGTGGGTGGCCAGGGCGGCGAGCTGCTGGGCGCGGGCCAGTCCGGCCGTCCCGTAACACCAGGACGGCCGGGACGGTCCGGCGCCGGGCCTGCCGGATCGCAGCTGTTCGCGGGTGATCCAGTACGGCCACCACGGGCCGGCGGGCCCGTCCTGCCGCCACCGGTCGAGCCAGGCCAGGATGCGGGCGATCGCCTCGTGGTGGCCTTCGACGGTGATGCCGTGACGTATGGCGAGGGCAAGCAGAGCGAGGGGGCCGCCGATGCCGTGGGCGACACCGTTGTTGGCATGCCCTGCCGGATAGTCCGGGAAGACTTCGCCAGAAGGCGCGAGGTGACTCCACCAGCCAGGCAGTGGTTCGCCGTTGTGTTTGACCGGCTCGGTCAGCCGGACCAGGTACGCCAGGATCTCGCGGAACAGATCGATGTGAATGTCTCGGTGCAGCAGAAGGGCGCCCATACCGCTCAGGCCCCGGATCGCGTCGAACTCGGCAAGCTTGGGCGTCTCGCCCCGGTCGATGCGCGCGTGGGCGCCGGCCAACCGCTCCTGGATCGCCGCCGTAATGTGCCGGTCGAGGGTGTTCAGGGCACGGGCGTAGCGTCCGGGCCGGTCGGCGGCGGCGTGCAGGGCGAAGGCGAGGGCAGGCGCCCCGTAGTAGAGGTGGCTGTCGGTGCCGCCGATCGCGGGTTGTGCCGCGGCGCAGGCGAGCCAGTCGTGCGCGCGCTGCCACGGGCCGTCTCCCGTCCGGGCCCGTTCGATGTGCAGCAACGCGATACCCACGGCACCGTGCGCGAGGGACTGCGGCCACCAGCCCTGTCGGTGATGCGGCGACCGCATGTCCTCCGGCGTGGCGAGCCGCTCTGCGACCGCGTCGGCAGCGGCCCGTGCGTTCTCACGCGGTTCCATGGTGATTCCCTCCGTGCTTCCAGGCCATTGCGGCGGCGCGAGCGAGCCGTACGCAGATGCGCTCGTCGTCCTTGTCGATGCCGGCGGCGCGGATGTGGTGGGCGTGCAGAAGCGAGTCGAGGATCATGTCCGGGTCCATGCCGTCGGCCTCGTGCAGCCGTCCCCGGTAGCGGGCGAGGGCGTCGTCCCGCTCCCTCCAGGCGTGCGCGATGGCCGCCCCGCCCGGGGCCGCGCGCAGGGCCGCCCAGTCGTCCGTCGGATCGGCCAGGTGGACGGCCTCGCTGAGCAGCGTCCGGTCCAGGGGGCGGGGGTCGGTGATCCTGCCGTAGGTGATCAGCCAGTCCATGCCCTTGGCCGTGCCGCCGTTGAAAGCGGTGGCGAGTGATACGAAGTTCACCGCGGCGAGCACCTGTCGGCCGGCACACCCGCTCTGGGCGAACTGGACGGCCAAGGCACGGGAGTCCGCTGCGAAGATCTCCTCCGCCATACCCATCAGCGGTCCCGTGCCCCACCTGCCGGTCTCCGGGTAGGAGGTGGCGAACCGCATGTCGTTCAGCAGTCCGGCGCGGCGCAGCCCGGCCGCCCACGCGCTGATACGGTTCGCGGCTGGTCCGAAGTCCCGCGGACCGGGAATCGCGATGCGCAGGCGCAGGTGCCATCGGGGATCGCGGTAACG encodes the following:
- a CDS encoding DUF5925 domain-containing protein; translation: MSAEPQDALPIRLTVDDSDSPSDVVDALFLGRFTTGEQPYSHSTSIDRVKPGSTLLPPGAEVLRRAVDDDRGATLSEGAGWTLLVSRWNHRADVTVTAVTAELAETMLRQATDGARDQPETQPDAVPMGFWYYSPKQGPHRTTRQITAGTWADVRTNYRSPVADAMDRLMKLTPDDISGRLLLLHGPPGTGKTSALRTLARSWRDWCQVDCVLDPERLFNDVGYLMDIAIGEDDGTAEGRWRLLLLEDCDELIRGEAKHAAGQALSRLLNLTDGLLGQGRNVLVGVTTNEDLERLHPAVVRPGRCLARIEVGALSRTEALSWLKEQDRKGEEGDAPHRDWETLVGREGATLAELYALRRGTGPASVPAQHTNRDAGLYL
- a CDS encoding GntR family transcriptional regulator encodes the protein MTLKIVIDPTAATAPYEQLRTQISAKARSGALPVGYKLPTVRGLAGELGLAANTVAKAYRALETDGVIETRGRNGTFVAAAGEAADREAATAARAYAERARRLGLGRAAALAAAEEAVRAVYAK
- a CDS encoding glycosyltransferase family 2 protein, which codes for MICVYTEERWDDIRAAVGSVRRQSLPALETLLVVDHHPDLLARLVREYAKEAARGEVRVLPNAGPRGLSAGRNTGIAAARGEIVAFLDDDAVAERDWLRVFDEAYGETGPGGRPVDDRHVLAVGGRTVPAWASGARPGWFPEEFDWVVGCTYRGLPGGRVRVRNVLGGNASFRRTVFDTAGGFATGIGRDGDRLPLGGEETELCIRLTDAVPDAKLLIDDRAVIHHRVPHVRERFRYFCSRTYAEGLSKALVTRSVGADKGLASERRYTTRVLPAGVARGLRDGVRGRPGGFGRAGAIVVGVTAAAAGYLVGRFRTRGGGGALTPGPLGSGATVPDAALPDTAAPGAAEHPAAARRDALRRGAAA
- the fxlM gene encoding methyltransferase, FxLD system codes for the protein MAPDEWRQRVIRFTDWDRAEHTAVKHLIPVLTAADTEPHQWSFLRKFPSWRLRYRPAGPDRTKRLDAALDELVTAGVLVSWTPGIHEPEETVFGGPAAMEIAHALFHQDSIQLLAQLTREQAASGPGLARRELGVLLLSVAMRAAGLDWYEQGDVWARIAAERPGCEVRHSERHKAAVHRLMTIDVSPSSRVVTDGRLAPVADWTVTFECLGRQLGDLNRQGRLERGLRAVFAHHGIFHWNRLGLPAEDQHTLSTLAKEVVMGTSDNAASTRTGGVRSTTVDGVNSETVEASSADRLRAQLIDHLVDEGSVRTPRVEEAMRTVPRHLFVPNAPLEKAYGNAPVNTKFDESGASISCASQPDIVGMMLEQLEAEPDQKILELGAGTGFNAGLLGHLVGEKGHVTTIDVDQDIVDGARAGLAAAGIHNVEVILGDGAVGHAPNAPYDRIVATVGAHGVPHAWLDQLAPGGRLLTPLRLRGSVSRSIAFEQRDRAWRSVGSEMNTFMPLRRGIADDPRVFVPLDPDNTVTLVTNGDQAADPDALSDVFRRPRAEVWTGVTFRGPESAEYLELWLTCTMPNGLSRMPAKPEALRSGLVTAPYASSTAVFEGSTLTYLTRRQAAEKAPDGATLYEFGVIGHGPDGETLARDVSDQVRAWDRDFRSRDVGFEIQPLGAAPLASKPGRFTFDNELNRIVIEWQ
- a CDS encoding lanthionine synthetase C family protein, translating into MEPRENARAAADAVAERLATPEDMRSPHHRQGWWPQSLAHGAVGIALLHIERARTGDGPWQRAHDWLACAAAQPAIGGTDSHLYYGAPALAFALHAAADRPGRYARALNTLDRHITAAIQERLAGAHARIDRGETPKLAEFDAIRGLSGMGALLLHRDIHIDLFREILAYLVRLTEPVKHNGEPLPGWWSHLAPSGEVFPDYPAGHANNGVAHGIGGPLALLALAIRHGITVEGHHEAIARILAWLDRWRQDGPAGPWWPYWITREQLRSGRPGAGPSRPSWCYGTAGLARAQQLAALATHDPARQRAAEGAFLHAMTDPGQLRATVDLSLCHGFAGLAHITGLVAADAITPGLTECLPRLLAPITDTTTGSPAASLLDPPGGGDMGLLEGAAGTALALHSFRAGTATASGWNSCFLIN
- a CDS encoding polysaccharide deacetylase family protein; translation: MYHAIGHRPAASTYGLSVSPEAFADQMELLHDRGFTPVTPARLAGAWRAGDPLPERPVLITFDDGYAGVRRHALPVLASYSFAAGLFVSTGWLRGRYDTGGAPDTMLDWDEVRELAAAGVEIGGHSHTHPQLDQLDDVRLTFEIRRCREILATELGAPPASFAYPFGYSSRRVRHTVRTAGFAQSLAVGNALARRAQGPYALNRVTVRRSTGLAEFAHLVEGRALTRAFALDRALTKGYALVRRARRAGAVVRGRPTAAA